The sequence below is a genomic window from candidate division KSB1 bacterium.
CCTCACGTCTGCAATCATGGGCTCAAGGCCAAGTGTCAATGCCTTGCGGTACACCAGCATGCGCGGCGCATTGACATGCAGGGCATAGCTGCCCGGACGTGGTGCATCGAGCTGGTAGAAGCCGGTGCAATCGGTGCGGGCTAGGGCATAAGATGGCAGCAGCACCACCGTGGCCTCGGCCACTGGGCGGTCGCCGGCAGTAATGACGCGTCCAGCGACCTGTCGGCCGTACAACGGCAGCCCGCCTGCAAAGAGCACCAGGCCCACTCCTATCGCAACAGCACGCATTTTCCCTTCAACTCCTGCGATGGGGTTTGCAGACGATAGAAGTAAGTCCCCGCCGGCAACCTCCGACCAGACGCATTGACCCCTTCCCAGCTGAGGCGGCTGGTGCCCTCGGGAAGCATAAACGTCTGTGTCCACACCAGGCGCCCGGTCACGTCGTAAAGGGACCACGTCGCCTGGTTCACGCGGGTGGGGCTATTGACCACCAGGCTCGCTCGTTCAAAGCCGGGATTGGGCGAAACATAAGCCCTCAAAGCTCCGCCGCACCCGGTCTCTGTCCTTGGCACCCCGCTGGCCTGCGCAAGTGTAGCCGGGAACACGATGCAAGGCAACTCCCGCATGGTCGCGGCGATAGCAACAGGGTGGCCGGCCTTGAGACCAATGAGCGTGCCCTGTGCGCCAATGCGCATGCAGCGCAGGAGCGCCAACGTGTCTCCGTCCGCAAAGCTCACGCCGTTCGACGGGCTGCTCAGCATCAGTGCCGTAATCGAGGGCCGGGAGGCGGCATCCACTTTCCACCTCAGCCATTCAAAGCGGCTCAGCGCCACCGGCTCAATGCCCAGCACGCGCACTGCCAAAGAGTCCAATGCAAAGCGCAAATCGACGGCTATCACCTGACCGAGCCCTTTCGCACACACGGCAACAGCGAATTCACTGCCTACCGCCGGGGCCGCCGGAGTGGCAGTCAGATGTAGTTCACCGCCGCTCACGGCTGCGGCAAGCACCAGACAGAACACTGTTGTCATGAGCTCGCGGGACATGCCTACTCACAGGAATCGCGAATAGAGAAAAAGCACGGTCACCACCAACACGATAGACATGCCCACGTTCAGCCGGTGCCAGGATCGATTGCAGTCGTTGCTCCTCCTGAGGCTCACAGGAGTCGTCCCGAAGGTGAGCCCTTCGACCTGATTGCGCGGTGGCCGCCCCGTGGCCAGACTCACCACCACCAGCACAGCCGCGGACACGACAAACAGCACTGCGGCAAAGTGTAAGAAGTTGATTTCGGCCGCGCGCTGGAGGGGGGCGTAGTGGAGCCGGCCAGCTTTGTGCAATAGCTCCAGAACCAAGCGCGCGGCCCCCAAGAACGCACCCACCCCCAACGAGCTTATCGCCCCCTTGGCGTTCACGCGCGGCCATAGAATGCCCAAGAGGAAAACCGCCGCTATGGGCGGACTGACATATGCCTGAACACTCTGCAGGTAGATGTAGATCTGCGAGCTAATGTAACGGATGAACGGCACCCAAAGGATGCCCAGAATCACTAGCGCGGTCGTGGCCAGCCGCCCTACCAACACCAGCTCCTTCTCCCCCGCTTGGGGCCGCACCTGGCGGTAGAAATCCATGGTAAAGAGGGTGGAGCTGCTGTTGAAGCAGCTGGCCAATGAGGAAATGAGCGCCGCCAGCAGACTGGCGATGACCAGCCCCTTGAGGCCGGGCGGCAATAGATTCCCAGCCACCAGCATTGGGTAGGCCCTGTCGCCCAGGGCAGGGTCGCCCGCGAGCCCACAGGCAATAAGCCCGGGCAGCACGAGAACGAACACGGGAAGGATCTTGAGAAACCCCGCCAGGATCGTGCCACCCCGGGCATGGTCAATGTCCTTGCCGCTGAGCACCCGTTGCACGATGTATTGGTCCGTGCACCAGTACCAAATGCCCAGGATCGGCGCGCCAAAAAGTATCCCTGTCCAGGGAAACTCCGGGTCATTGACCGGCTTGATCATGTGGAAGAAATCGGCCGGGACCTTTTGCTGCAGTGCACCCCAGCCACCCACCTCGCGCAGGCCCAAAATGGTCAAGAGAGTCGCCCCGAGGATGAGCACGGCGGACTGGAATACGTCTACGTGCACGATGGCCTTCAGGCCCCCTGCGACCGTGTAGATGCCCGCCACAATCACCATGACCACCGCGGACGTTGCCACGTCCCAGCCTACCACACGGTTCAACAAAAGGCTACCAGCGAACACAGTCACTGAGATTTTGGTGAGCACATAGGCAACGATGGAGACGCTGGTCAGGTAGATGCGACTGGCGCGTCCGTAGCGACGCTCCAGGAACTCGGGCATAGTGTACACGCCGGAATTGAGATAGAAGGGTGCAAAGACCCAACCCAAAAGGAGGAGGATGAAACAGGCAAGCCACTCGAAATGTCCCACAGCCAGCCCTCGGCTGGAACCCGAGCCTGCCAACCCGATAAAGTGTTCGCTGGAGATGTTGGAGGCAAAGAGCGACGCCCCGATGGCGAGCCATCCCGCTTTGCGTCCCGCCAGGAAATACTCTGCGCTCGTCTTTTCGCGGCGGGAAAAGTAGAAGGCTACCGAGAAAAGGGCCATGAAATAGACCGCAATAAGCGTCAGATCCAGCGGTACCAGATGCCCAAACATGGTGGCCTCGTGTGTCTCTCTACCCTCTACCCGCCTGCTCATGAGGCGACTGAGGTGCCTTCAACGTCTCCACTCCCTGGTCGACGATATCCAGCCGACGGCAAAGGTCATCCACGCTCACTCAAATACGAATACCTTTTCCAGGTCTCCCACGCGCACGGCAAACTCCCCCGGTTCCACCACCGGTCGATTGTCTGGTCCGATGAAGCTCAGGTCAGCCTCCCTCAAGGTAAAGCGCACAGTGCGCTCCTCTCCTGGCCCGAGCTCTACCTTTGCGAAACGCTTGAGTCTCCGCACTGAAGGCGTGACCGACGCATACAGATCGCTGAGGTACAACTGTACCACTTCCTTGCCCGCCCTCCTCCCGGTATTCTGTATCGTCACAGACACGCAGAGCGAGTCCCCACGCCGCATGCGATCCTTGTCCAGAACGAGATCGCGGTAGGCAAACGACGTATAGCTCAAGCCAAAGCCGAAGGGGAAGAGGGGATTGTAACGATTGAAGGAGTTGGCGTTCTCGCTGTACTTGTGGTCGTACAGGGTCAAGTCGTTGCACGCCCGCGGGTAAGTAATGGGCAGCTTGCCGGAAGGATTGACCTTGCCGAAGAGGATGTCCGCCACGGCTTGTCCCCCTTGGGCACCTGGGAGGTAGGCCATGAGGATCGCTCTGGCTCTGTCGGCGACGCTGGTTATGATGCGGGGCCTCCCTTCCACCAACACCAGGACCACCGGGACTCTGGTCTCGGCAAGCAAAGCAACAAGGCGCAGCTGTGGCTCGGGCAGGGCGAGCTCGCTGATATTGCCCGGGGTCTCGCAATAGGGGTCCTCGCCCACGCAGGCGATGACGACATCCGCCTTGCGCGCCGCAGCAACAGCGGCCTTAATGTCCAGTTCGCGATTGACCTCCACGCCCGGCACGAACTTGACCTTTTCCCGCCCTGCGGCCGCCTGAATGGCCTCCAAAATGGTCGGCGTGTCTTTCGGGTAGAGCTCTTCTCGGTCTCCCTGCCAGGTGATGGTCCACCCCCCGTTCAGAGATGAGCGTTTATGGGCCGTGGGCCCGGTCACCAAGATTTTGACCCCAGGGGAAAGAGGCAACAGGTTGCCACTGTTTTTCAAGAGCGTGATCGACTCCCAGGCGGCCTGCAGAGCGCTCTGCCGATGCGCCGCACAAGCAAAGCGCTTGGCATTCTCCACAGGCGGATAAGGGTCTTGAAACAAACCAAGCTCTTCTTTGAGCTGCAGGATCCTGCCAACGGCCTCATCAATACGACTCTCGGGCACAGCCCCCTCGCGCACCAGCTCCAGCAGCAAATCGTAGAAACTGTAGTCCAGTGGTACCATGCTCATATCCACACCTGCCATGACCGCCAAGCGCACCGCCTCCTTCGGGGACGCAGCCACACGCTCCCGTTCGTGTAGGTTCTTGATGTCGGCCCAATCGGAGACGATGACGCCGGAGAACCCCAACTCTCCTCGCAGGAGGTCGCGCAGGTGATAGGGGCTGGCGTGGATCGGTATGCCGTTAATCTCTGAGGAGTTCACCATCACGGTCTTGACGCCCGCCTCCACCGCGGCCTGAAACGGCGGGAGAAAGTACTCCCGCAGCATCCGCTCGGGAATCCACGCAGGGGTGCGGTCCTTTCCTGTGAGCGGAAAACTATAACCAAGATAGTGCTTGGCGCAGGCGGCCACCCTGTCCGCCCCGTTGACGCAGTTGTCCTCTCCCTGCAGACCTCGCACGTATGCTCGGGCCATGACGGAGGCCAGATACGGGTCCTCGCCGAACGTCTCCCACAGGCGCGGCCACAGCGGTTGTCTCCCGATATCCAACACCGGACTAAAGTTCCATGGTATGCCGCAGGCCCGCACTTCGTATGCCGTAACCTGCCCTTCTTTGTGCACCAAATCCGGATTCCACGTCGCCGCCATGCCCACATGTTGGGGAAAGAGCGTGGCGCCCAAGGTGTACCCGGCACCATGAACGGCATCTATGCCGTAGAGGACCGGGATGCCGAGACGCGTCTCCTTTGTGGCCACGTCCTGGATGGTCGTGATAAGCTCCTGCCAGCGCTGCACGGTGTGGGCAGAGGAACCCACGTTCAGAATGGAACCCACGTGGTATTCCAGGAGAGCACGTCTAAGACTCTCCGGGTCTATTTCCAATGGCTCGCGGGTAAGAGGGTAACCCTTGCACACCAACTCCAGGGAGATCTGAGTCATCTGCCCCACTTTTTCCTCCAGGGACATTCTGCCCAGGAGTTCCGTGACCAGGGGACTGAGCCCCGTCCGGGAAGCACCGAAGCAGGCTTGGGTCACCATCGCCAAACTCACCATAAGTAGCAGCGCATGCGGCCGTTTCATCCCTTTTCTCCTCATCGCAGCACTTTGTCCCGTCTCATTTGAGACGCACCATTTTGACCACCCTGACAAACTCCGCCCCGCCTGCAGCAAAGCGAAGGGTAGCAAGGTAGAGCCCGGTTGGCACAGGTGGATCCCAGCTCACGCGATATGAACCACGCCTCTGCCGCGCCCGTACCAGCTCGCACACCATTCTCCCTCGCGCGTCGTACACCGTGAGAGTGACGTCTCCCTCTGCTGGCAATCGGTAAGAAATGCGGGTACCGGCATTGAACGGATTTGGGTAGTTTTGCTCCAACTCAGGAGCAATGGCTTCCCCTTGGCTGCATTCCTGGTGGCCGGGCACAAGGGTTGCAAAGGGGTTGGCTATCTCAAGGAGCAATTCCCATACTGCGCGTGGCCGCTGGTACTGCTCGGCCCGATATTGGGAAGGGTTCGAGTAGTGCCATGCCTCAGGGGTATTGAAAAAGTACGCAGTTCGCTCGTTCACCCAGGTCTGGTAATAGACGCCGTAGGCAGTCTGCAATGCCCTTTCCATCAAACGCTGGTCCCCGAGTTCCTTGCCCCAGTGGTACATGCTGGCGGCGACAAAGTAGGACGAGCCTGTCCACACCTCGTCCGGCTGCCCGGAAAGCAACGGCGTACCATCGGCATTGCGTCCGTTCACGGCGCCCATATCACCGATGCCGTCTCCGGTAAAGTCGGTCAGCGGCGCCACGCAGCGCTCAAAAACCTGATGCAGGTGCGAGGCCATCCGCACAGGAGGCAGAATAGGCGGTAGACCGGTGGTCTCACAGTAGCGCTGTCCATTCAGTCCATCAGCCATGATGGCCGTCGACCGGCTATCGAGCCGATAGTAGCCCACGTGGTCTTGCCAGAAAAGGAGGTCAAGGACCTGCTTGGCCACAGCGAGGGTCCGCTCCACCTCTGCTTGCAGCCCGGTTTCGCCCAGGTGCGCTGCCATCTGGGCCATTGCCTCCAATGCTCCTATCCACAATCCACCGCACAAAAGGTTGTCCCCCACCAAGCCCCATGTGTCGTAAGTCGTGTTGCCATGATCGGGCAAACTGTTGCCATTGGTGTCCTTGGTCTTCATGTAGCGGTAGGTCTTTTTGCACGCAGGCCAGACAAAGTTCAAGAAATCCTCGTCCCGCGTCTTGCGATAGTAGGCGTACACTTGCTGGATAAACTTGCTGGGCATATCCTGCCAGTCGCCGCCGTAGCCGCTGAAGCGGAAGAACGGATCCTGAGAGGGCATGCCTGCATCATGCGGGGCCTTCCCCTCGGGGTCGTTCGCGATATAGTCGGCGAACCACCGCAGCACATCGCGCTCAATGTGCGGCCACAACTCCAGATAGTGACGGCACTCGTAGTGCCGCACGTCAAAGGTCTCGCACATCGGGTATGCCTGACACTCCATGCAGAAGTACTTGTGGTCATCAGGAGGGAGAGTCCCGTAGGAGGATTCCTCAGGACGCGTGATGCAGCCGTTTTCCCAAAAGACGCCGCCGAAGGTGTCGTAGTAGAGCTCGTTGAGCGCTGCCTGCTTGAGCCAGTCGGGATAGCAAGGCTCGCTGATGATGAGCTGCTGCCACAGGTCCACCTGCGCTTCCCACTCGTCCATATGTGCAAGAGCTTCGCAGGCCACCTCGAACGCATGGCCAGGCTCCGTGCCGAAGTACTCGGTGTACCGGCGGTACCACTCCGTACCCTCCCCGAAACGGACACGCGGAAAGTACCAGGAGAGCACAAAGGGCACGGTGGTTTCTTCCCCGGGCGCAAGCCGCACGGTCACCGCCAGCGCCGCTGCGGAGCCGGATGCATCCAGGGGCGCATTGCAAAGCCGACCATCAGCAAAGTCGGCGTAGATGTCTGCGCCGTCGCCCCAGGCATTCCAGGATAAACAGGAGCTCACCGCGCCGGGCCGCGACAGAGTGGCAATGCACCATTCGGTGCCCTGAGTCACAGAGGTGTTCAGCGGACTGTCGGCGCTCATGACCACCGCCGTCACCCGTTCTGTGGACTTGACTGCCGAGCGCAGACCGGTCCTGACCTCATCGGCATATCCGGCATTGGGGAAAGTGAACATGAGCGCTATGTCCAGAGTGTCAGGCTGGGGGTTGCCCACCCGGAACTGGAAAACGCCCAGAGGGAAGCTGGTCTCGCGATAGTTGTGGGGGATTATAGGCGTAAACTGCTTCAGGGAGATGTCCGCTTTTGCCCCATAGAAGTCAAACCAGGCCTTTGGGTAGAGGGCCGAATATTGACCGCTTCCCTTTGGCCATGGGCTCCACGCCGACAAGAGGCCTTCTGTGGCCAAAGTGCGCACGCTGGCGGACTGACCGCCGCTCTTTTCGAAGAGATGAAAAGCCCCCTGGGGGAGGAATTTCTCTTCGTGAACTCCTGTTTTGAACTCCCAAGGGCCAAAGGTACCACAGAGATTGAACATGAAGTTGCCAGCCCCAATCCCTCCGAGCGGGACTCCTCTCTTGGTCCTGCCAGTTGCCCCGCGTGGGTAATCGCCCAGCGGTCGTGACCAGGCGCACGAAGGCACCTGCCACATGGCGCGAAGGGTCCGTCCCGCAGTCGCTGCCACCACCGTGGAGAGCCCGCTTTCATTGCCCGAGGCGTCCACTGCAGTGACCGCGTAGTGGTAGGTGCATCCGGCTTCTACCTGACGGTCGATGAATTCCAATACGGGTCTAGGCTGGCGCAGGAGTTCGCCGCTCCATAAAGCAAAAGGGCCGGTAGGGGAGGCGGCGCGGAACACCCGATAGCCCTGAATGTCCGGCTCAAGGTTGCGCCGCCACCTGACCTTCACGCCGCCTGGCAGTGAACTGCACTCGACCCCCTGAGGCGGGCCTGGTGGAAGCCTGTCCGGCACTCCAGGGGTCACGGCGATCGCCGCCAGCTTCGCATAGTCCGCACGCACTTCCGGGACGGTGAGGACGATGGTGCCATCAATCGGACGCACAATGAAGGCGGTGTCCAGTGCCGAGTCGTGCCCTACGAGCGCGTAAATGTCAAGGTCATCGAGCACAAGAACCTCGTTCAACGCCACGTCAAAGACGCGACGGCCTGGTGAGGTCCAGTATAGTTCGCACAACTTGAGCGTGACTCGGTACACAGTGCTGTCTAGTCCGTCATACCGATAGCCAAGGCTTGGCCCGTAGCGCTCGGTCTGATACAGGGGGTCGTCCTCCGTACCCGCAATGGCGTGGGTAGTCGAGGCGACGCCCGCACCGGGACTCAAGAAGCCCCATCCGCCTGACTGATACGGCCGGTCTGGGTGCCACGCGTGACCAGCCTTGTCCACGTAGGGGGAAGAAGTGCCGCAGCGGTGGCGAATCCCCTCTCTTGCCTGCGCGTGCGCACCCCGGCCCGAAAAGAGTTCTATGCACAGGCAGCTGATTGCCATGGCACTTTGCAAGCGAACGCGGAGGCTGTCGTGTTGCGGCATGGGCCGTCTCTACCGTCTGAGTACCAGGGGCGCCACCCGTCCCTCGGAACCTACCAAGAGTTGACCAAAATAGACACCTGAAGCCAGGCGCTGACGATCGCCGCCAGTGCCGTCCCACGCCACGGTGGTCCACCCCGTCGGTAGGGGACCGTCCAGGAGAGTCGTGACCAATCCGCCCTGAATGTTGAAAATGCGGAGCACCACCCGCTCCGGCTGCAAGAGGAGCAACGATACCCTGGTGCGCTCCCCGAATGGGTTGGGGTGACAACGCGTCCAACGCACCGTGTCGGTCACCCGCTCCAGGAGGTATCCCTCTGGAATGCCACTGTCCACGAAGCTGAAGCCGAGCTCGCTGATGTTGAAGCCGCCCACGGCAATGCTGAGGGTGATGATGTCCTCGCCCGCAGGTAGTGTTCCCTTCCCGCAGGATACGGTGGTCCACTGCTGCCAGCCACCGGTGGCAGGGACCTCGACCCTCGCGGTGAACAGAGCCTTGTCCATCCGCAAGTTGAAGGCCCCCCCGGCTGCTGGGGCGGCCACCCGCGCCGTCACTTCATAGTCTCCGCCGAGGGCTATGTGCACAGAGTACTGCAACCACTCGCCTGGCTCCACCCATCCCACGCAATACGGCGGACCTCCGACATCGTTGGATTCCTGGATATCCACTCCATCGTTGCGATAAGCCCCGCCCTTGTTCCAGCGTGGGCCGCCCAATCCCCCAGTGTTCTGATAGTCCGCATCAAAATAGGCGATGCCCAGCCCGCCGAGATCATAATCCACACAGGCAATCCGGCCGGGCAGGGTGTGCGCGCGGAAGGGGATGGCCCGAGTGTCGTGGTCGGGGCGCGTGAGCGCATCATGGATATCGGCCCGGAACTGGCAGCTATCGATGTGTAGGCTGCGCGCCATACCGAACAGCGCCACCGTGGCAAATTCCCGCGACGGCCTGGAGGCGCTGCCTGCCCAATAGTCAAGAACCCGCTGGTAGAGCGGCGAAATGGACGCAGAATAGGGAGCCGTGGTAGTCGCCACCTTCTTATGCGTCCACCAGCTCCAGCCGATGCCATTCTCCTCCATCAAGCGCAAACAGTCACGTAGCCAGACATTGGAATTCTCGCCGGTCTCCCCCAGCCAAATCGGCACGTTGTACTGGTTGCGCAACCGAAGGTAAGGTAGAATCGCCTCGCGGCTGTTCTCGTTCCAGTATTTGTGAAAAGCATAGGCCATGTTGGTATCGAACGGTGGCGTCAGAGAGGTGAAGTCAGTCGCGTACCAGTTGCCCTCAATAAACAGAAGGTGGTTGCCGTCTACCTCCCGAATGGCCTGGGCGATCCGCATGTACAGCAGGCGTAGTTCGCTGGCCGAATGTCCAGAGGGAAGCACCGGCTCGTTGAGCAGATCATAGCCGCCAATCCACGTCTCCGCCGCGTACCGTGCTGCAATAGCTCGCCAGATGGTCACCGTCAGGTCCTGATTTGCCGGGTCGGTCCACAGGCGTGCCTCGACGCCGTCGCTGTCGCTGATGTTGTCCTTGTTCTGACCTCCTGGGGCACAGTGCATGTCCAGTATCAGGTACACGCGGTATGCCTTGCACCAGGCCACCACCTGATCGAGCAGTCGAAAGCCCTCTTCGTCGAGCTGGTTGTCTTTCCATAGCAGGCGGTAGTGGAATGGCAGGCGCACGGAGTTGAAACCCCAGGAGGCAATCTTGGCAATGTCCTCCTCACGCACATAGTTTGCGATGAAGAGTCGGTAAAACTCGTCGGTATTGGCCTCACCGATCAGGTCAGCAATGCGGCTGCGGATGAATGAAGGAGAACCAAACCCCGGGATGTGAAGCTGGTAACCCTCGGGAACCAGCCACCCCCCCAAGCCGAACCCGCGGAGGAGCACTTCTTGACCGCTGGCGTCAACAATTGCCCGGCCTTTCTGGTGCAGAAAGGGACGGGCAGGTGCGCACAGAGCGCACACAACTGCCGTCGTCAGCACATATAGCGTGCAACGGGCACTCACTGGCTCCTGACCTCAATGCGGCTACTTGTCCGAGAAGAAGAGAATGGCAAGATTTGGGCCAGCCAAGAGGGCATTGTAGATACACAAGTTACACGTGGGCCTGCGACTTTCCTGGTGGCCCCGCGTTATCAAGACGATAATGCTGCTTATCTTCAGGTGAATGGAGAGTCCTTTAGCCCACCGATGCGCTTACTTCAGCCCTAACTCTTTGCATAGGCGGTGGAAGTTGGAGGGCGCCAGTCCCAGTTTGCGCGCGGCAAGGGCGTCGGAGGTGCTTTGGCTGCGGACGAAGCGGAGATACTCCTTGCGGAATTCTCGCTCCATCTCCCGCAGTGGCAAGATGTGCTGCGCATCCCATGGCCAGCGCCGCGGGGCGTCCCCCTCCTGGCGTGCAGTGGGGTGCAGGCCCAGGGCAGCCTGGGTATCGCGCAGGGTGATCACACTCCCGCCGTTGATCAGGAGCCGTTGGAGCACATTTTGGAGCTCTCGCACATTGCCTGGCCAACGGTATGCGACCAGGGCCTGCATTGCTTCCTCCTCCATCTCGGGCACCGGACGCCCCATGTCGGCACTGAAGCGCCGCAGGTAGTAGTCGGCGAGCACGGGAATGTCCTCCGGGCGATCGCGGAGGGGAGGGGCGGTGATGGACAGAACATTGAGGCGATAGTACAGGTCTTCGCGGAAGCGCCCCTCCCGTACTTCCCTTTCCAAGTCCTTGTTGGTGGCCGCGATAACCCGCACATCCACTTTGTGGCGACCGATGCGCCCGATCTTGTCGATCTCCCCTTCTTGCATCACGCGCAGGAGGGTGGACTGGGCAGAAAGCGGGATCTCGGTGATTTCGTCCAGAAACAGGGATCCCTTGTCCGCCACCTCGAAGAGCCCCTTTTTCCGCGTCGTGGCACCAGTGAAGGAGCCCTTCTCATAGCCGAACAATTCGCTCTCGATCAAGTGCTCAGGCAGGCTGCCACAGTTGACGGGAACAAACGGTTCATTTCTCCGACGGCTGAGGTAGTGAATGTTGGCTGCGATGAGCTCTTTGCCCGTGCCCGATTCGCCGCGCAGGAGGACCACCGCCTCGGTCTCCGCACAGCGGCGGATCGCCTCCCGCAACTGGTCTATAGCGCGCGATACACCCACGATCTGCTTTTTCTCCAGAATCTCCTGGATCGTGTCCTGCAAACGGGTGTCCGCGCGGCGCCGCGCCTTTTCCAATAGGCGCTTCTCGTACGCGTTGAAGATGCTCAGCACAAAATCTGTGGGTTGATAAATGAATTCCTCTATGTCGTACGGATACTTGGTACAGTACCACATCGCCCCTGCTTCCAAGAGGCGGTTGGCAAAGTCAAAATCAGCCACATTGGTGGTCATCTTGGTCACTACGATGACTTGCACCGTAGGGTCTATCTCCCTGAGCTGAGCGATGAGCCTCTCGCCCTTCAACCCTCCCGCAATCTGATAGTCCATGATGACCACATCATAGTCGCGCCCCTGACTGAAGAGGTTCACGGCAGCGGTGCCATTGGACACCGTGTCCACAATCCGTATCCGCTCGGCCACCGGACGCAACGTCCGCTCGATGCGTCGGATGTCATAGTCCTCGTCCTCGATGAGGAGGACCTTAATGGGCTCCTGCGAGGGAAGTTTCAAGGCGCACCTCGTGAGGAATGGTGATGGTGAATTGGCAACCGCGACCGGGCAAATTCTCCACGTCGATGCCCCACCCGCAACGCTCCGTGCAAAGCTCGTGGGCGATGTAGCAACCGTAGCCGCAGTTACCTTGGTTGCTCTTGGTTGTTACGCTTTCGAGAAAGATGCGTCGGACCCCGTTTTCGTCTGTCTCCAGCAAGTCAGCACGCACGCCCGGGCCGTTATCGGCTATGGTCAGCACCGTGCGGTGAAGCTCGGGCTGATAGGCGGAGCTGATGCGGACCACAAGATGGTCTGCGCCGCCGTGGTCGATGCTGTTTTGGATCAGAGGCTCGATGATCTCCCACACGACAAACTCATTGACGGCCACGGGAGGAACCCTCTCGTCTAGGTCCAGCTCGATGCGAAACTGCTGCTGCCCCGCAGGCAGACGCAGGAAGATATTGTCCACTACGAAACGGATCACATCGTTGACCGAGGTGTGGAAGGCTGGGTTCCGCACGGTATGCAACGGCGGCTCGTACCACTTCATGTCATAGATGACGCGGGAGATAAAGTTGGCGTATTTGCGCACGCGGTAGCGCACCTGCTCCATGTTCTCTGGCGACAGCAGCTCCAAGTCTTCCTTGATGAAGCCCATCACCTTCTCCGCCTTGTGGTGGGTGTGATAGATGCGCTTGGCGAACAGCGCCTCCTTTTGGAAATGCAAGTGCTCGCGGAGCTGCCGCTCCCGCTCCTGAAAAAGCATCTGCTGGGCCTCGTCGCGCTCCTTCACCGTGTAGGACGAGATGTAGAACATGGCCAGGAAACCCAACAAGATCAGCGCGATGGAGATAAGTCCTGTCTGGTTGTATCCGGCCAGAATCTCGGCGCTCACCAGATGAAACTCCGGTCTGCTGAGCATGTACAGGGCGCCAAAGTACTCACCCTTCGGCACCAACGGCACAAAGACGTGAAAATCCTCGCTCCCTTCCAACCGACTCACGGTCTGTTCGGAGGAGATTAGCTGGGGCGCAAGCTCCTGATAAAGCTGCACCGCCTTGTCGTGGGGCCGGTCAGGAGAAAGCTGGGCCTGGTTGCCCACAACATACTCGAAGAGCACATGTCCATTGTCAATTGGCACAATGCGCTCCCCGTCAGCGACCAAGATGCACACTTCCTGCACGTGCTGCTGCAGCAGCTGTTGGCTGAGGATGATGTTGAAGGCCTGCACGATCTTCTTAGCACTGGGTTCCTCAATGCGGCGACTTTGGAGCGCGGTCTCCAGGACTAACTCAAAGGCGGAGGCAGTGAGATTCGCCTGCCGCTCGGCAAAGTCCCGCTGATACCATTCCTGGGCGTCATCGAGAAATCCCTTCAGGGCACGTTTTTGCGCCAGGGTGGCGAAGAGCTCAAAAAGGACAAACACCGCAAAGGCCACAGTAAGATGCCGCAACTGGAAGTGGTACTTCCGCACCTTCTCCAGCAAGCCACC
It includes:
- a CDS encoding ATP-binding protein, encoding MAGTPGGLLEKVRKYHFQLRHLTVAFAVFVLFELFATLAQKRALKGFLDDAQEWYQRDFAERQANLTASAFELVLETALQSRRIEEPSAKKIVQAFNIILSQQLLQQHVQEVCILVADGERIVPIDNGHVLFEYVVGNQAQLSPDRPHDKAVQLYQELAPQLISSEQTVSRLEGSEDFHVFVPLVPKGEYFGALYMLSRPEFHLVSAEILAGYNQTGLISIALILLGFLAMFYISSYTVKERDEAQQMLFQERERQLREHLHFQKEALFAKRIYHTHHKAEKVMGFIKEDLELLSPENMEQVRYRVRKYANFISRVIYDMKWYEPPLHTVRNPAFHTSVNDVIRFVVDNIFLRLPAGQQQFRIELDLDERVPPVAVNEFVVWEIIEPLIQNSIDHGGADHLVVRISSAYQPELHRTVLTIADNGPGVRADLLETDENGVRRIFLESVTTKSNQGNCGYGCYIAHELCTERCGWGIDVENLPGRGCQFTITIPHEVRLETSLAGAH